The following nucleotide sequence is from Solanum dulcamara chromosome 7, daSolDulc1.2, whole genome shotgun sequence.
TTAATAACATCCATTAAATCACTAACGATGACCAACATAACCATTATCTTCCAGAAATATAGTTAACAGATTTCAAAAGTATTCACTTTTGGGTGCATAATGGCGCTTATCGGatacatcaaaatagaaaacCAAAAAATCTGTGCTTTCAAACAATTAATGAAAATCAATAAAGTTCCTCTTTTTCTTTGGGAGTGAGGAGTGGTTGTTGTTGCAAATAAGCTTTTGGTATAAACAATTATCTTTTCACATAAGAGCAAGTTTTAACTAGTGTAATTCTAAATTTCAACCTAGAAGCACAAAGGAAACATTAGAAACTCGAGTTCATCGATAAAATGTACTAACAAGATTGTGATAAACCACCTCAAGACCCAAAAATCAAACTTAGGACAGGTACAACAAGAGATACTTCAGCTGATCAAGACATTGTCACCATTTGTAATAAGTGCCTCACTCAACTGTTGCCCAAAACTTGAACCATTAGTTTTCGTGAGACCACCTGATTCGGAGATTTTTGTAATCCTCTGCAAGTCATCTGATATTTCTGAGGAATGAGCCATCAGCTCATCATCGGTCAGCTTTTCTTTCTGAAACGAAGGCTTCTTAGGTTGTCGGATGGCAGCAACTGCTTCTGCCATTGCAACTGCAGGTGGTTGGGGAGGAACCCACGATCGCTGAACTGACCGTACTTCAGTTGGTGCAGCAGTATATCCAAACTTCTCTTCGTTCTCAGCTTCGATTACTGTTACTCTGACATTCTTGCGTTGCCACCAAGGCGTTGAACTGTCTCCATTAGTCAGATTGTCTTGATACTCATAATTCAAGCCATCACCACCACTCCCTTGGGATTGAAGGAAATTCCTTGAACTGTTTTGACTTTGGCCAATTTCCCAAGGTTGTTCACGATCAACATAGTAAAATCATTTAAATTCAAACAAATGACTCAGATTGACTCCACCCCACCTAAGTTCTCTCACATCAACAGAGAAGGCAAAGGAAAATACATCAAATAGAAAGGTCTTATCAAGAAGAGATGAAACCATAactttgttatctaaatcaaaGTAACAGTTGTATAAGAATCCATACAGTGATGCGCATACTCCATAAACATCAAATGCAGTCAATAATTAGCAAAAACATCAGTTAAGGATTATTACTTCTAACGCTTTAGGCTTGAGCTACAAGAAGGAAGTTTTCGAGTGGAAGGATGGTGTCTAAAGTTTGTCATGTTGTCCAAATGCAGGCTGCACACTGACTTCAGAAAATGGAACCAACAGACCCAAAACAAATAATACGCACAGCATTAATTTTAGAATTAAAGGATATAGGTTCAGACAATGAATTTCTACGTATTATCTGCggaaaaaataaattgtatcAATCCGAATACTGTAGGTAGAACAAAAAATTGGAGGAGAAAGACATTAGGCTTTGGACCAACACGAGGATTTGGTACAGGCTGGTAAGGATTTGGTGGTTGGTCGTTTATATCCTGCAAAAAAAGATGTAAATCAACATGCAGTTCTCCATTTGAATTGGATTGCTGTACCATCAAAGAATATCAGAAAACAGAACTTTAAAAGTCAATGAGATTAATCAAAAATAAGATGGAGGCCCATATGTAACTACATAGCTTATTGTAGAATGGGAAATCAAGACTCTTCTATCATCTTGTTCCATGGCAGGTATTCTTCCAGAAGTACTACTTTTCCCTGAATATGAATTTGAAAACTAGCCATGAGATTATCTCCTCTAAAGAACCTGacatttattttatgatatagcTTTAACTCCAAGACAAATGACAACATCATAGTTTGGATCAAATCCAACAAAGATAAATCATAAATGTGAGCGACAACAAAGTGAAGAGCACAAAATCTGAACTGAAACTTTTCCGGACTTGAATGCCTTGATCCACTAGCCAATATCCACATCCTTGCCTCCTTATATTTCATTGTACATTGTATTTAATTAGAAACAAAAGATTCAAGTATAAATATGTCTCAACTTTCTTATTGCAATAATATTATTTCAAAGAGAAGAATACAAAGTAAATAGATTTTccataaatgaaataaaaattgaaaagaaaaaaaaataggtgtATAATAGCATTAGAAAGCCACAACACTAAGAACTGTTATATCGATACGAATTTTAAATCAGTACAAAATGAAAATAGAATACTCATGAATAAATGCAGGCAGAAACCTTTCCTTTTGTTTCCAGTTTATTGGGACCTAGTGGACCATGGTCACTGTGATCAAGCAAATGCAGAAGTTTCCAAATTCAAACGTCTAGACTTTTACGCTTGAGGATCACAACTCTTACGGAAACCACTAAAGTGATACAAACCATTACCACAACATAAGTTGGATAGAAGCTCCGATAGGTACCACAGTATGCAGAATGAGGAAGGAGACACATTTGAGACACTTTAAAATATGCACTGATGTGCAAGCAGGAACTCAAGTGTTTAATCACATATAAACACCATAGAATAAAGTCAATGAGATCTAAAGTAAAGTAGCCAAGCCTCAAAGGAAGGTGGAACCAGAAAAATATCccatctctttctctttctctccctcCCTTTATCGCTCAATTAAAGGCACTCGTATTACTCTTTAACCTCAGTAAGTGCAGCTAGAAGCCTACACATTATATCCCTTCCAAAATGCATCCCCTTTAACGCACGTGAATGTTACTTCTAACAGTAATAAATTCTCAAAAGGCACATACTTTATACCAtaacccccccaaaaaaaaatccaaatagTAACTGGAGGTTAAAGGGAGAAATATGAGACAAAGTGGTAGCAGAAGCATGTTCTGGAAGCAAATGTATACTCACCTTCGAGCTTTTGCAAGGCACTACTCATTGATTTCATCTCTCGTACTTGGTAGTTTAACAGGTTTGTTAGCTCCTCAAAGTACCTTTTCTCTGTGGAGGACAACAGGTCAAATTGCTACGAAGATTATTCATTGAAAAATATTGATGAAATGATAAGATTAGCATGTATGCACTAAAAAGCAAGCAAGAGAAACTGTTTCAGTATTAATGCAGAGAACTTTATCAACAAACCTCCAGTTTTTGATGCCAGCATC
It contains:
- the LOC129895038 gene encoding LOW QUALITY PROTEIN: peroxisomal membrane protein PEX14 (The sequence of the model RefSeq protein was modified relative to this genomic sequence to represent the inferred CDS: inserted 1 base in 1 codon) → MATPSDNPPNVNTQNPGIYHSQPAAKDNHDPNPEATRENSPTSVFVNSEPVREEQVXNAVKFLSHPRVRGSPVMYMRSFLERKGLTKEEIDETFRRVPDPTRTVSTTQPVAANEDEKVKSLSTTQALFASQNLQSASALQSNTMRKKGYFSHFHWTHAVMAVGIMAASGVGTALLLKYTIIPLLKSWICKVVMEEEDEKGAVKGRPSLAEEAGVAAKAAAAAAADVARASQEMLASKTGEKRYFEELTNLLNYQVREMKSMSSALQKLEGKSSTSGRIPAMEQDDRRVLISHSTISYDINDQPPNPYQPVPNPRVGPKPKPWEIGQSQNSSRNFLQSQGSGGDGLNYEYQDNLTNGDSSTPWWQRKNVRVTVIEAENEEKFGYTAAPTEVRSVQRSWVPPQPPAVAMAEAVAAIRQPKKPSFQKEKLTDDELMAHSSEISDDLQRITKISESGGLTKTNGSSFGQQLSEALITNGDNVLIS